A window of Ignicoccus hospitalis KIN4/I contains these coding sequences:
- a CDS encoding MBL fold metallo-hydrolase produces the protein MRAHFLGTGPASGWPAYGKETEKRRRPSTYAFECGEAKFFIDVGSWEAALEGAKRLGNVDFILISHAHVDHWGGLNFFRWGPEMPTFSIKETFEHPYFREIKDAPFSLKLLEVRPFETFEIKGVKITPFPLNHSIPASGFLVECGSKLAYALDTKWLPQESLELLKGSVDYLIVDAALPKGEEGAHNTYEEALRLGKEIGAKVVFAVHLLPSVREAEVLAEGEALGVKVEVPDDGDSFEL, from the coding sequence TTGAGGGCGCACTTCTTGGGCACGGGCCCGGCCAGCGGGTGGCCGGCCTACGGGAAGGAGACGGAGAAGAGGAGGAGGCCCAGCACTTACGCCTTCGAGTGCGGGGAGGCCAAGTTCTTTATAGACGTGGGCTCTTGGGAGGCCGCCTTAGAGGGGGCGAAGAGGCTGGGGAACGTAGACTTCATCTTGATAAGCCACGCCCACGTGGACCACTGGGGAGGGTTGAACTTCTTCCGCTGGGGCCCCGAGATGCCCACGTTCTCCATCAAGGAGACGTTCGAGCACCCCTACTTCAGAGAGATCAAGGACGCCCCGTTCTCCCTCAAGCTCCTCGAGGTAAGACCCTTTGAAACGTTTGAAATAAAGGGAGTGAAGATAACTCCCTTCCCCTTGAACCACTCCATACCGGCCAGCGGGTTCTTAGTGGAGTGTGGGAGCAAGCTGGCCTACGCGCTGGACACCAAGTGGCTGCCGCAAGAGAGCTTGGAGCTCTTGAAGGGCTCGGTGGACTACCTAATAGTGGACGCCGCCTTGCCGAAGGGCGAGGAGGGAGCGCACAACACTTACGAGGAAGCGTTGAGGTTGGGGAAGGAGATAGGAGCTAAGGTGGTCTTCGCGGTTCACTTGCTGCCCTCGGTTAGGGAGGCGGAAGTGCTGGCGGAGGGAGAGGCGCTGGGGGTGAAGGTCGAGGTCCCCGACGACGGCGATTCCTTCGAACTTTGA
- a CDS encoding ATP-binding protein — protein MKVVGRVVEVEGLDTYTVVLDSSTKLSKFEFVYFEEDGKKVLGYVEWIRVKPFLPSDVPWDVAAKMPLDGKTAVALARVRSLDEGTPSVGQWVYLASDEDVSALYEVPEERALWIGNLKNRPSVPIRLDMNALVRHLAIIAATGSGKTWTSVVLIEELLKKGATVLILDPHGEYVPIKEKVEELGGDALVLKAHADQEGDVLYKIDLTTVDTDELAFVMGIPKTATRIRAVLEGVRSAAQKAFKEGGDREALSLRRMVEYLNAVAEASEVSRSFNQFASLLKSRDFPIEEKAVKKLWSVVRKGPDPVYDLIKYVSELERLGVYDTRPTPLMSFLRPSTATVFNLSGIKKEVQVHLVYDVLKRIFEARVRYMREVPGEKYPFPVMVVVEEAHRFAPPPSEENVWTTSLLKRIASEGRKFGVLLTIITQRPSRVDQTVLSQCQSQIIMRIINPKDQEAVANSSEELGARLASDLPSLKPGEAIVVGPALPKPAFIKVRPKVLDYGGGDLDLVEEWGKATLIKERVRAVEELAPKVAELLGTSFTKDDIERAKGIIVTEKIYLSKVGNRVKARVGECSFVLGEGGCDPARALAAAVEAALRGYL, from the coding sequence GTGAAGGTCGTCGGGAGGGTGGTGGAGGTAGAGGGGCTTGACACCTATACCGTAGTTCTCGACAGCTCTACGAAGCTGAGCAAGTTCGAATTTGTATACTTTGAGGAGGACGGCAAGAAGGTGTTGGGTTACGTGGAGTGGATAAGGGTCAAGCCGTTCTTGCCCTCCGACGTCCCGTGGGACGTGGCAGCCAAGATGCCGTTGGACGGCAAGACAGCCGTCGCCTTAGCGAGGGTGAGGAGCTTGGACGAGGGGACACCTTCAGTAGGACAGTGGGTGTACTTAGCTTCCGACGAGGACGTCTCGGCGCTCTACGAGGTTCCCGAGGAGAGGGCGCTATGGATTGGAAACTTGAAGAACAGGCCCTCGGTCCCAATAAGATTGGACATGAACGCCTTGGTGAGACACTTAGCAATAATAGCGGCTACGGGCTCCGGGAAGACTTGGACCAGCGTGGTCTTGATAGAGGAGCTGTTGAAGAAGGGCGCTACCGTCTTAATACTGGACCCTCACGGCGAGTACGTACCGATAAAGGAGAAGGTGGAGGAGCTCGGAGGGGACGCGTTAGTACTGAAGGCCCACGCCGATCAAGAGGGGGACGTGCTCTACAAGATAGACTTGACCACGGTAGATACCGACGAACTCGCGTTCGTCATGGGGATACCCAAGACCGCTACGAGGATAAGGGCAGTGCTGGAAGGGGTCAGGTCGGCCGCGCAGAAGGCCTTCAAGGAGGGGGGCGACCGGGAGGCCCTAAGCTTGAGGAGGATGGTGGAGTACCTAAACGCGGTGGCGGAGGCCTCGGAGGTGTCTCGCTCCTTCAACCAGTTCGCCTCGCTCCTCAAGTCCAGAGACTTTCCCATAGAAGAGAAGGCGGTGAAGAAGCTGTGGAGCGTGGTTAGGAAGGGCCCCGACCCGGTCTACGACTTAATAAAGTACGTCTCTGAGCTGGAGAGGCTCGGCGTGTACGACACTAGACCCACACCCTTAATGTCGTTCTTGAGGCCCTCCACCGCGACCGTGTTCAACTTGAGCGGCATAAAGAAGGAGGTCCAAGTCCACTTGGTATACGACGTCCTCAAGAGGATATTCGAAGCGAGGGTGAGGTACATGAGGGAGGTGCCCGGGGAGAAGTACCCCTTCCCGGTAATGGTGGTGGTCGAGGAGGCCCACCGCTTCGCCCCTCCCCCGTCCGAGGAGAACGTTTGGACCACGAGCTTACTGAAGAGGATTGCCTCGGAGGGGAGGAAGTTCGGAGTGCTGCTCACCATAATAACCCAGAGGCCCAGCAGGGTGGACCAAACGGTCCTCAGCCAGTGTCAGAGTCAAATAATAATGAGGATAATTAACCCGAAGGATCAAGAGGCGGTGGCGAACTCCTCGGAGGAGCTGGGGGCGAGGCTGGCTTCGGACTTGCCCTCCCTCAAGCCCGGGGAAGCCATAGTGGTCGGCCCGGCGCTCCCCAAGCCGGCCTTCATCAAGGTCAGGCCGAAGGTGCTGGACTACGGCGGAGGGGACTTGGACTTGGTGGAGGAGTGGGGGAAGGCGACCTTGATAAAGGAGAGGGTCCGGGCTGTGGAGGAGTTGGCGCCTAAGGTGGCCGAACTCTTGGGGACCAGCTTCACTAAGGACGACATCGAGAGGGCTAAGGGAATTATAGTAACCGAGAAAATATACTTGAGCAAGGTAGGGAACAGAGTTAAGGCGAGGGTGGGGGAGTGCTCCTTCGTGCTCGGGGAAGGGGGCTGCGACCCGGCCCGCGCCTTGGCGGCGGCGGTGGAGGCGGCCCTTAGGGGCTACCTCTAG
- a CDS encoding DUF2118 domain-containing protein produces the protein MDPYKFPRLFVEGKEGEEYAVVEGDEVVFVKEKVPGALGKVPYEIPLDEIVDKLKEEAKVTFLIHLPNEDKAILVPKGSKVKLFKVSHVKVGVTVKEGDELEEGDTYAYGLTGKGEVRRFRSIVKGKVVMVHWEPYGGRDDYHVLVVPEGAKELRTRAPRG, from the coding sequence ATGGACCCCTACAAGTTCCCCCGGCTGTTCGTGGAGGGCAAGGAAGGGGAGGAGTACGCCGTGGTGGAGGGCGACGAAGTAGTTTTCGTTAAAGAGAAGGTCCCGGGCGCGTTGGGCAAGGTGCCCTACGAGATCCCCCTGGACGAGATAGTGGACAAGCTCAAGGAGGAGGCGAAGGTCACCTTCCTAATACACTTGCCTAACGAGGACAAGGCCATACTAGTCCCCAAGGGGAGCAAGGTGAAGCTCTTCAAGGTCTCCCACGTGAAGGTCGGAGTCACGGTAAAGGAGGGGGACGAGCTGGAGGAGGGAGACACCTACGCCTACGGCCTTACGGGCAAGGGAGAGGTGAGGAGGTTTAGGAGCATCGTCAAGGGGAAGGTGGTCATGGTTCACTGGGAACCGTACGGCGGGAGGGACGACTACCACGTCCTAGTAGTCCCCGAGGGAGCGAAGGAGTTGAGGACAAGAGCCCCAAGAGGCTGA
- a CDS encoding polyprenyl synthetase family protein produces the protein METLTRYLSEFRPLVDKKIMEVLEGSPKELYEAARHLPSKGGKRLRPALVLLVNKALGGEVEGALPAAAAVELLHNFTLVHDDIMDRDELRRGVPTVHVLYGESMAILAGDLLYAKAYEALLQSPQPPDLVKEMTEVLTWSAVTVAEGQAMDMEFEKRWDVTEEEYLEMIEKKTGALFGASAALGALTANKREVKDLMKEFGLILGKAFQIKDDVLSLLGDEKVTGKPKYNDLREGKKTILVIYALRNLPRDEAERVKSVLGRETSYEALEEVAELIKRSGALDYAMKLAEEFEKRAYEILETVRFEDEEAMRALKELVDFAVKREY, from the coding sequence GTGGAAACGTTAACGCGCTACCTCAGCGAGTTCAGACCTCTGGTCGACAAGAAGATCATGGAAGTCCTAGAGGGGAGCCCCAAGGAACTCTACGAGGCCGCGAGACACTTGCCCTCCAAGGGGGGCAAGAGGCTGAGGCCCGCCTTGGTCCTCTTGGTGAACAAGGCCCTCGGGGGCGAGGTGGAGGGCGCCTTGCCCGCCGCGGCCGCGGTGGAGCTCTTACACAACTTTACCCTGGTGCACGACGACATAATGGATAGGGACGAGTTGAGGCGGGGGGTGCCCACGGTCCACGTCCTCTACGGGGAGTCCATGGCCATACTCGCCGGCGACTTGCTCTACGCGAAGGCTTACGAGGCCTTGCTCCAGTCCCCCCAACCCCCGGACCTCGTAAAGGAGATGACGGAAGTGCTAACGTGGAGCGCCGTAACGGTCGCCGAGGGACAAGCCATGGACATGGAGTTCGAGAAGCGCTGGGACGTGACGGAGGAGGAGTACCTAGAGATGATAGAGAAGAAGACCGGCGCCCTCTTCGGCGCCTCCGCCGCGCTGGGGGCTTTGACAGCAAACAAGAGGGAGGTTAAGGACCTCATGAAGGAGTTCGGCCTAATACTCGGGAAGGCCTTCCAAATAAAGGACGACGTACTCTCGCTGTTGGGAGACGAGAAGGTCACCGGGAAGCCGAAGTACAACGACCTGAGAGAGGGAAAGAAAACGATACTCGTGATATACGCATTAAGGAACTTGCCGAGGGACGAGGCCGAGAGGGTGAAGTCGGTCTTAGGTAGGGAAACTTCTTACGAGGCGTTGGAAGAGGTCGCTGAACTGATAAAGAGGTCCGGTGCCCTCGACTACGCAATGAAGCTCGCCGAAGAGTTCGAGAAGAGGGCGTACGAGATATTGGAGACCGTGCGGTTCGAGGACGAGGAGGCAATGAGAGCGCTGAAAGAGCTCGTGGACTTTGCGGTTAAGAGGGAGTACTGA
- a CDS encoding NAD(P)-dependent glycerol-1-phosphate dehydrogenase has translation MRDRHEIELMKRVVVGRGTRRELPKVIKALGFDGGEVLVVTGPHVWSEWGDELQGLLEKEGFKVDFVTVVEPSVEEANKVLEGLNGEPNVVVGFGGGKAIDVAKYVAMKLGRDVVSVPTATSHDGIASPFSSLKGLKGPTSVKTKTPIAVVADIEVIARAPERLNRAGIGDVLAKFSAVRDWRLAHVLKGEYYGSYAASLALMSAKHVLKYSPLLKALSEDGLRILVEALISSGVAMCIAGSSRPASGSEHLFSHALDVIANRPALHGEQVGVGTIMMLYLHGSKLWRKVRKVLRDLNLPTTAEELGVEDEKIIEALTIAHKIRPERYTILGSDGLTREAAERLARTTGVIK, from the coding sequence TTGAGGGACCGCCACGAGATAGAGCTAATGAAGAGAGTGGTGGTGGGCCGAGGGACGAGGAGGGAGCTGCCGAAGGTCATCAAGGCCTTGGGCTTTGACGGCGGCGAGGTGCTCGTGGTCACCGGCCCTCACGTGTGGTCCGAGTGGGGCGACGAGCTCCAAGGGCTGTTGGAAAAGGAGGGGTTCAAGGTAGACTTCGTGACCGTCGTGGAGCCGTCCGTTGAGGAGGCGAACAAGGTGTTGGAAGGGTTGAACGGGGAACCCAACGTGGTGGTGGGCTTCGGCGGGGGGAAGGCGATAGACGTGGCCAAGTACGTTGCTATGAAGCTCGGGAGGGACGTCGTGAGCGTGCCCACCGCCACGAGCCACGACGGCATAGCTTCCCCGTTCTCCAGCCTCAAGGGCTTGAAGGGGCCGACCAGCGTCAAGACAAAGACTCCCATAGCCGTGGTCGCGGACATCGAAGTCATAGCTAGGGCCCCGGAGAGGCTCAACCGGGCCGGCATAGGGGACGTGCTGGCGAAGTTCTCCGCGGTGCGCGACTGGAGGCTCGCCCACGTGTTGAAGGGGGAGTACTACGGCAGTTATGCCGCCTCCCTCGCACTGATGAGCGCAAAGCACGTCCTCAAGTACTCTCCGCTGTTGAAGGCCTTGAGCGAGGACGGGTTGAGGATCTTGGTGGAGGCACTCATCTCCTCCGGAGTAGCCATGTGCATAGCCGGCTCTTCCAGGCCGGCAAGCGGGAGCGAGCACTTGTTCTCCCACGCCTTGGACGTCATAGCGAACAGGCCGGCGCTCCACGGCGAACAAGTGGGCGTCGGGACGATAATGATGCTCTACTTACACGGCTCCAAGCTCTGGAGGAAGGTGAGGAAGGTTCTGAGGGACTTGAACTTGCCTACTACGGCGGAGGAGCTAGGCGTGGAGGACGAGAAAATAATAGAGGCACTCACCATAGCTCACAAGATAAGGCCCGAGAGGTACACCATCTTGGGCAGCGACGGCTTGACCAGAGAAGCCGCGGAGAGACTGGCGCGCACCACAGGAGTGATAAAGTGA
- a CDS encoding ATP-dependent helicase, with amino-acid sequence MYELLRELPPSEEVLQLLHPTVRDWFKEKYGNLSPPQRGAIKLIKEGKNVLISSPTGTGKTLAAFLGIIDSLFRMAEGGLLEDKVYAVYVSPLRALGNDMRRNLIEPLNEIYQRVEEGFPEIRVAIRTSDTPPSEKQKQLRRPPHILITTPESLALSLASPKFREKLKDVKWVIVDEIHEMASSKRGTHLTLTLERLALHAGEFQRVGLSATIHPLETVAKFLGGRGREVWIVDARFAKPVDIKVICPVKDIVNADAEELNDAIYRTMVKLIKEHRAVLIFTNTRHSTEKVAFKLKQYLEKEGLADKVAAHHSSLSREVRLEVEEKLKKGELKVVVTSTSLEMGIDIGHVDLVILLSSPKSVSRLLQRVGRAGHRIDAVSKGRIIVVDRDDLLENAVLAKLAREKKIDRVRIPKNALDVLAQHLIALTLELGEVPYELALEVTKRAYPYWELDEKDFESVVKYLAGEYGLEEEKVFPKLFWDKERNVLRRKRTSRMIFLMNAGTIPDESKVKVVDAKSGKLLGHVEELFAQNLVPGDVFVLSGKTYRFLYSKGMSVYVEPAPSERPTVPAWFSEMLPLAYDSAREVAKFREMLVDMSVEQLVEEYQLEPWAARSLKEYVQEQLEYVGAVPGDSTYLVEIWDEEDRRNFIFHFLIGRRGIDALSRAYAYKLGQLTGTNVSVTVTDYGFMLTVPGHPEVDVRELVFSVTPENLRRYVEEAVKRTELFKRRFRHCAQRGFMILKRYRGREKSPERMQLSAQQLIKVVEGLEDFPIYKETLREILEDYMNVEAAEETVRRIVEGEVEVKVVGPLDVPSPFSHVIVANAFSDVVLMEDKRKLLQRLREMVLKKIQSSKESPSSGTSTFTPSASPSASTSASLTEGSK; translated from the coding sequence GTGTACGAGCTCCTCCGAGAGCTCCCCCCTTCCGAGGAGGTCTTACAACTCCTCCACCCGACCGTTAGGGACTGGTTCAAGGAGAAGTACGGCAACTTGAGCCCGCCCCAGAGGGGGGCGATAAAGCTTATCAAGGAGGGCAAGAACGTACTCATCTCCTCCCCCACCGGGACTGGGAAGACCTTAGCGGCGTTCTTGGGTATCATAGACAGCTTGTTTAGGATGGCGGAGGGAGGGCTGCTGGAGGACAAGGTCTACGCCGTTTACGTCTCCCCCCTCAGGGCGCTTGGAAACGACATGAGGAGGAACTTGATAGAGCCGCTCAACGAGATCTACCAGAGGGTGGAGGAAGGCTTCCCAGAGATAAGGGTGGCCATTAGGACCTCCGACACCCCTCCCTCGGAGAAGCAGAAGCAGCTCCGGAGGCCTCCCCACATCCTAATTACTACTCCGGAAAGCCTCGCCCTCTCCTTGGCCTCCCCCAAGTTTAGGGAAAAGCTCAAGGACGTCAAGTGGGTCATTGTAGACGAGATCCACGAGATGGCCTCTAGCAAGAGAGGGACCCACTTAACCTTGACCTTGGAGCGCTTAGCTTTGCACGCCGGCGAGTTCCAGAGGGTCGGGCTGAGCGCCACCATCCACCCGTTGGAGACCGTGGCCAAATTCTTGGGCGGGAGGGGGAGGGAGGTCTGGATAGTGGACGCGAGGTTCGCCAAGCCCGTGGACATAAAGGTGATATGCCCCGTGAAGGACATAGTTAACGCCGACGCGGAGGAGCTCAACGACGCGATCTACCGCACTATGGTGAAGCTGATAAAGGAGCACAGGGCAGTCTTGATATTTACTAACACGAGGCACTCCACCGAGAAGGTCGCCTTCAAGTTGAAGCAGTACTTGGAGAAGGAGGGCTTGGCGGACAAGGTGGCCGCCCACCACTCCTCACTCTCCAGGGAAGTCAGGCTAGAGGTGGAGGAGAAGCTGAAGAAGGGAGAGCTGAAGGTGGTGGTGACCTCAACCTCTTTGGAGATGGGAATAGATATAGGGCACGTGGACTTGGTAATACTGCTTTCCAGCCCCAAGAGCGTGAGCAGGCTTCTGCAGAGGGTCGGGAGGGCCGGGCACAGAATAGACGCGGTTTCCAAGGGAAGGATAATCGTGGTGGACAGGGACGACTTGCTCGAGAACGCGGTCCTCGCGAAGTTGGCCAGGGAGAAGAAGATAGACAGGGTGAGGATACCCAAGAACGCCTTGGACGTCCTCGCTCAGCACTTAATAGCTTTGACCTTGGAACTGGGCGAAGTTCCATACGAGCTCGCGCTGGAGGTTACGAAGAGGGCCTACCCCTACTGGGAGTTGGACGAGAAGGACTTCGAGTCCGTCGTGAAGTACTTGGCGGGCGAGTACGGCTTAGAGGAGGAGAAGGTGTTCCCCAAGCTGTTCTGGGACAAGGAGAGGAACGTTTTGAGGAGGAAGAGGACCAGCAGAATGATATTCCTAATGAACGCCGGCACGATCCCGGACGAGAGCAAGGTAAAGGTGGTAGACGCTAAGAGCGGCAAGCTGTTGGGACACGTGGAGGAGCTCTTCGCCCAGAACTTGGTCCCCGGGGACGTCTTCGTGCTCTCCGGGAAGACGTATAGGTTCTTGTACTCCAAGGGAATGAGCGTCTACGTGGAGCCCGCGCCCAGCGAGAGGCCCACGGTCCCGGCTTGGTTCAGCGAGATGCTCCCCCTTGCCTACGACTCCGCCAGAGAAGTGGCCAAGTTTAGGGAGATGTTGGTGGATATGAGCGTAGAACAGCTCGTCGAGGAGTACCAGCTGGAGCCTTGGGCCGCTAGGAGCTTGAAGGAGTACGTCCAAGAGCAGCTGGAGTACGTCGGCGCAGTCCCGGGCGACAGCACGTACTTGGTGGAGATATGGGATGAGGAGGACAGGAGGAACTTCATCTTCCACTTCCTAATAGGAAGGAGGGGGATAGACGCCCTCTCCCGGGCCTACGCCTACAAGCTGGGCCAGCTCACGGGCACTAACGTGAGCGTCACTGTGACCGACTACGGGTTCATGTTAACCGTGCCCGGCCACCCGGAGGTGGACGTGAGGGAGTTGGTCTTCTCCGTGACCCCTGAGAACTTGAGGCGCTACGTGGAGGAGGCGGTGAAGAGGACGGAGCTCTTCAAGAGGAGGTTTAGGCACTGCGCGCAGAGGGGCTTCATGATATTGAAGAGGTACAGGGGGAGGGAGAAGAGTCCGGAAAGGATGCAGCTCTCCGCTCAACAGCTCATAAAAGTTGTGGAGGGCTTGGAAGACTTCCCCATCTACAAGGAGACCTTGCGGGAAATCCTGGAAGATTACATGAACGTGGAAGCGGCGGAAGAGACGGTGAGGAGGATAGTTGAAGGGGAGGTGGAGGTGAAGGTGGTCGGCCCCTTGGACGTGCCGAGCCCCTTCTCTCACGTCATAGTGGCTAACGCCTTCAGCGACGTAGTACTCATGGAGGATAAGAGGAAGCTCCTCCAGAGGCTGAGGGAGATGGTGCTGAAGAAGATTCAAAGTTCGAAGGAATCGCCGTCGTCGGGGACCTCGACCTTCACCCCCAGCGCCTCTCCCTCCGCCAGCACTTCCGCCTCCCTAACCGAGGGCAGCAAGTGA
- the rpl18a gene encoding 50S ribosomal protein L18Ae produces the protein MSDVKFFKIRGYMLVSHDKNPRWQAFEVVRRGTKPEEVVERVLSELGSRHKLKRYHIRVENVQEVKEEEIEDIYFLQLAHLNSWEAYDAHKVWRKYKLGWGAWK, from the coding sequence GTGAGCGACGTCAAGTTCTTCAAGATTAGGGGCTATATGCTGGTATCGCACGACAAGAACCCGAGGTGGCAGGCCTTCGAGGTGGTGAGGAGGGGGACCAAGCCCGAGGAGGTAGTGGAGAGGGTGCTCTCCGAGCTCGGCAGCAGGCACAAGCTGAAGAGGTACCACATAAGGGTTGAGAACGTACAAGAGGTGAAGGAGGAGGAGATAGAGGACATCTACTTCCTCCAGCTGGCCCACTTGAACAGCTGGGAGGCCTACGACGCCCACAAGGTCTGGAGGAAGTACAAGCTGGGCTGGGGTGCGTGGAAGTGA
- a CDS encoding lysylphosphatidylglycerol synthase transmembrane domain-containing protein produces the protein MWKRIALGLAITAAVMWIYIKLAGVDLGAFCKVPLYAVVASVALSALSDAVRAFRLKLLTKGVGEELSLKDSLLVWEASRLLAALTPGFYGGEVLRISTLSKKFGINKSIAVNVLETTSEAVAIGVNSFVAFAMLWLGGFKVNVAPLIFPVLMGVAQALGGSLVPALNCPKALKGKARELCEGIREAISLAGYGTFGLAVLVSTVGVALYVMSFGVIASALERAGTVGTLVFASALPLTAIPITPGGVGLPESACTLAYPKLAESLAVWRIINLTSTVLASTASLSLLGLLSSTPSLPRGLLGRGSRPSRRTVPSEP, from the coding sequence TTGTGGAAGAGAATAGCACTGGGGCTGGCGATCACCGCAGCTGTCATGTGGATTTACATCAAGCTCGCCGGGGTGGACTTGGGCGCGTTCTGCAAGGTCCCCTTGTACGCGGTCGTAGCTTCGGTGGCCCTCAGCGCCTTGTCAGACGCCGTGAGGGCCTTCAGGTTGAAGCTCCTCACCAAAGGGGTGGGGGAGGAGCTCAGCCTGAAGGATTCCTTACTCGTATGGGAGGCGTCCAGGCTCTTGGCCGCCTTGACGCCGGGCTTCTACGGGGGCGAGGTGTTGAGAATAAGCACACTATCCAAGAAGTTCGGCATAAATAAGTCGATCGCAGTAAACGTGCTGGAGACCACCTCGGAAGCGGTAGCTATAGGGGTAAACTCCTTCGTGGCCTTCGCGATGCTATGGCTGGGCGGCTTCAAAGTTAACGTGGCACCCCTGATCTTCCCCGTCCTCATGGGGGTGGCCCAAGCCCTCGGGGGCTCCTTGGTCCCCGCCCTCAACTGCCCTAAGGCGCTCAAGGGAAAGGCTAGGGAGCTGTGCGAGGGGATAAGGGAAGCGATAAGCCTGGCCGGCTACGGGACCTTCGGCTTGGCGGTGCTAGTCTCCACAGTGGGGGTGGCCTTGTACGTCATGTCTTTCGGGGTGATAGCTTCTGCCTTGGAGAGGGCCGGAACTGTGGGGACTTTGGTCTTCGCGAGCGCGCTCCCGCTGACGGCGATCCCCATAACCCCGGGGGGCGTGGGGCTCCCGGAGAGCGCTTGTACGCTCGCCTACCCCAAGCTGGCGGAGAGCTTGGCCGTTTGGAGGATAATAAACTTGACCTCCACGGTGTTGGCCTCCACGGCCTCCCTCAGCCTCTTGGGGCTCTTGTCCTCAACTCCTTCGCTCCCTCGGGGACTACTAGGACGTGGTAGTCGTCCCTCCCGCCGTACGGTTCCCAGTGAACCATGA
- the pfdA gene encoding prefoldin subunit alpha, protein MEVNVPQEKLEELQKLQREYEQLRALQASLAVEVERLNAFKKDAELAAGELEELKEEKEALVPMGPVFVKSKLQTKVLYPLGANVYLSTKPEEAVQRLKEDKKKIEEQLKLLEAELAKVTQALTSIEARVAEIYRELNVAGAPKEGTQGTGQRGS, encoded by the coding sequence GTGGAAGTGAACGTCCCCCAAGAGAAGCTGGAGGAGCTCCAGAAGCTCCAAAGGGAGTACGAACAGCTCCGGGCCCTACAAGCCAGCCTCGCGGTCGAGGTGGAGCGCCTCAACGCCTTCAAGAAGGACGCCGAGCTGGCGGCGGGGGAGCTGGAGGAGCTGAAGGAAGAGAAGGAAGCCTTGGTCCCTATGGGGCCCGTGTTCGTGAAGTCTAAGCTCCAGACCAAGGTGCTTTACCCGTTGGGAGCCAACGTCTACTTGTCCACGAAGCCCGAAGAAGCCGTTCAGAGGCTCAAAGAGGACAAGAAGAAGATCGAAGAGCAGCTGAAGCTCCTCGAAGCAGAGCTGGCTAAGGTGACCCAAGCGCTGACTTCAATAGAAGCCAGGGTCGCCGAGATCTACCGGGAACTGAACGTTGCTGGGGCGCCTAAAGAAGGCACTCAAGGGACTGGTCAACGAGGTAGCTAA
- a CDS encoding DNA-directed RNA polymerase subunit G: protein MECSGKVTDIQKGKIPYTNILVFECDDKKVEMLLHEDLITFVKGEAARFVVSEEVPQFKQGVDFCGRGVLVRDDGDKKLFSIGGFVVVLHNFQEKFKENVKYYICLMKEE, encoded by the coding sequence TTGGAGTGCAGCGGCAAGGTTACCGACATACAGAAGGGTAAGATACCATACACCAACATATTGGTGTTTGAGTGCGACGACAAGAAGGTGGAAATGCTGTTACACGAGGACTTGATAACGTTCGTAAAGGGCGAGGCCGCGAGGTTCGTAGTGAGCGAGGAGGTGCCGCAGTTCAAGCAAGGGGTGGACTTCTGCGGCAGGGGAGTTCTGGTGAGGGACGACGGCGACAAGAAGCTGTTCTCAATAGGGGGCTTCGTGGTCGTGCTGCACAACTTCCAAGAGAAGTTTAAAGAAAACGTGAAGTACTACATATGCCTAATGAAGGAGGAATAA